tatattatatattaaaatgattttcttGTGGTGCAAAAACATACCTTTGCACCACCACATTTTAGATCTGGTGGTGCAAGTGCTACATTTTCACCACCCAGTTTACGCCACCGCATATAAAGGCCACCATAAGTTAATTTTAGGTTtggttgaaaattttttttttgagagagAGAATTAAGCTCCCCCTCCCAGAACAATATaggcttataaataaatttatatataatattacttaagtataatttttccaagagtattattttttttaaatatcacttgTTGTTTTTATCTCATATTGATTTTGCTGTTAGTCATTATTCTTCATTGTGCAATGCATGGAATATTGTatatcgaaataaaataaaaagaaatatattatgtactaaatgACTGTCTAAATTATTTgagttcttaaaaaaattttcctTGATGACTGAAACGATTTATTGTTTGTACTAGTATTTAAGATACGTATCTGagatataattgtattttgtatcttgtattgtgtatttaaatcagggactggaacctgtATGATTTAATCGGTTTGGGTTTAGGTTTTGGTTCTCAAAAACccaaaatttcggtttcggttttaaaaatatcaaattttggtttcggtttcggttaaTACCGGTTTTAACCCTTATTAtaagacttttttttattttatttttaccaataaaGTACGactactatataaaaaaattaacatattaataaccTCTATTTAGTGACAGGTATTTGTAATTAAGAGTAACTATTTCAgaatttaggtaatattataaaaaattagttattaaaaacaataaattaaaatcaataaataaattttaatatttaaaataaataaaaaaatattattaaaaaaataagaacgaAATTTTGACACATTTGGGTGACCCATGTTTCAgtttgatattaaaatgtataacttatatataaaaatataaatttaaacaatatattatataacgctgTAACGAAGACGGAAGAACAGTTCAGTAGTATGTACAGTTGAAGTGTCGTACAGAGTATGCAGAGTTGTGCATAGTATAGAGTAAAGAGTTAACGATACCTgcattaggtattaatattatcaggCATATTAGTAaggtaacaattataatttatatgacaaCTTACTCTGAATTCTGAAAAACTTGTAAACGTCTTAATTGctattattttcagaaattcTACATCAGCTATTGCGAATTGCGATTTgcgattcaataataatattgatatcgaTTACATGGAAATTAGAATTTGGATTTTTGGTATTTCTTTAtctatatattcaattttcagttattttttctcctcttaaaataaaaaaaaaactaattacttGACATATTAtaccgggtgattcttttatcattgaacactcattatttacaaaagtataaataagtatatattacctGCACATAAAATATACTAGGACAAACACAAAAAGGGCaaatgatagaaaaaaaaattttttaaatcatacataGAAATTCCAAAACTTTAGAATGAGGCTTTATTAGATTCAACAATGAAGCGGGGTAGCTCTGAACATAATTGTTGGTTCGTATATCTTGGTTGTAACATGTCACAGCAGCTGGGCAGTTGTCCGACCAATTTTTTTGTGTGGTGGGTGGTTGTTGACGTGGATCATGGTGTATGGGTACCTActaagtagtataataattttggaaacATGCCACAGGGTAACACATCAGTCTAGTCTAGTTCCACTGTCAACAGCAGATTAATCATTTAAAGCAGTagttctcaaccttttttgaTTCATGTCACCTTTAGCCACTAGAATCAAACATCGCGTCACCCTAACTgtgtaatgtaaaaaaaaaaaaaaaacctaatatcaaaataataaacaatcttagctgtatatattaaaattattcttttattaaaaaaaaaaatacagtacagaaaaaaattaaagttaaaaaaaaaataatgatttatataaaattaatgtgaaATTTGACACTGGTGTTTTTTACAAAGTTGGGGAATCCTAGGGTTGATGGTGGAAAGAGCGAGTCTCATATCGTCTTCTATAGTTGTTTTTGTGAGTCTGTtgcgatttttgtttttatatttgttagtgCACTAAAGCCATGCTCACATAACCAAGACGTAGAAAACTGAAGGAGCACTTCAATAGCCTTTTTCGATAATCGAGGGTATTCATTGTTAAGAGCCACCCAAAAGCTGTCTAGCGTGACCTCATTAAACTTAACTAGAAGCGTTCGGTCGTTCTTCAATTCCACTGCTTCCTGTTGTACCTCACAGTCATCTGTTTGTACCATGGAAGTAAAAGGATTCCGAATCTAGTCGTAGTGTTCAACGTTTAAGTCTGGAAAATAATGTTTCATAGACATTTGTAAAGTCTGTAAGTGACTTCGTATGATTTTTAGAACGGTAGGACTGGAGTTTTCCTGGCCCGTAAACAGTGGAAACATAGTTGTATTTCCTTTATCCAAGTTTGCACACCACACGGACATTTTTTCTTGAAAGGCTGAAATTTTGTCGGtggaagttaaaatattttctgatggTCCTTGCAAACTAGAATTAACCTGGTTaagatattgaaaaatatcagCTAAGAATGCGAATTTTGATATCCAGTCGTGGTCTTCCAAATAACATGTAAATTCATTGTTCTCCTCTTCCATGAAAAACAGCAAAAGTTCCTCTTTCAATTCATAGAGACGTAACAGAACCTTTCCTCTGGATAACCACCTCACTTCGTTATGGTACAACAAATTTGTGAAATCAGCATCCACTGATTCACAAATTTCGGCAAAAATTCTACTTTTTAGGGGCTTTCCTTTAATGTAGTTGACCATACAAACGGAATTACTCAGAACAGAATTGAGTTCACTACCCAACGTTTTTGTCATCAGCACTTCTCTGTGGATGAAACAGTGGGTCTTAACGATTaatggattttttattttagccaGTGTAACAAATCCCTTGATACTCCCAGTCATACTTGGAGCTCCGTCTGTGCAAATTCCAACACAGTCACTCCACGATATtccattattttcaaaaaaataatcgattgtttattttttatttatttatttattaaattttttcttttcttgtTAAAATTCTGCGTCACCCCTAAGCTAGGTCCACGTCACCCTAAAGTGACATGTCACCCCAGTTGAGAACTACTGGCCTAgtccgtactacgatcggcgtttcacacgcacgtcgtagctacgtccttGCCGAATCAttcagcgacaacggggggcTGTGCTGGCGCGttcggcggtgttatatagaaaatattatcgtcgcctcagcacatattgcttcgtTGGCCTGAACTAtgtcaaataatttacaatttgaaatattcccacctatattacatatatattaaataatattattttgacgactgtctacaaTATACGAAAACACTCAATGATTTGTGTTCGAGTATCGAGTGTACTACTGTAATGAGTCTATTGTCTGTGCGTGGTGTTTATATAAGGAAGCGTATTACGTAACGTCAGAATTGATTGTTCACGTTTTTTATGTGAATTGCGCGTATTCATGTTGTGTTTTTTTCGAATATTGTCATTGGGTTTTTGGCAATATTGATACGATAAGGGTGTTTCGTGCTATCTTATTATTCTTTTTGTGCATAGTTTTAGCAGTGATCACAGGTGGTTTTACCGAATGTCGTATATTGAGCATGTGCGTACATTTATGTCGTATTTTGCACATTGTCATTGGCTTTTTGGCACTATTTGTACGAATACGGTGTTTTGTTATGTCATATGTTCGCGAATGTATGTCACCGTCCCTTTGTACAGTATTTTAGGATTAATACGTCTTTTGTATGTAGCGATAATTAAACCAATATGGACCTATGGAATACAGCTGTGGGGCTGTACCAGTAAGTCAGATATTGTGTTACGGAATAAACGAAATAAAAGGGTTTTTATCAAAACCAACAAATACTACGAAATGACAGGTTAAAACTGAACAAGTGACAGATGAAAACCGCACCAAATAAATGCAAACGGCAATACAATGGTGTGGTGTTCATCTGGATAACCAAACGCGTGGGCCAATCAGCGACTGACTAAGTTATCAGAAAGGGTATATATACCGGACGATATCGATAACTTAGTCTTTATCAGTCAACGTTCAGTTCACATCCGAGCAAGACGTCCTCTGCCAACTACTCTACAGCCAGCCGTTCTCAACGCTTCAACAGGgcaacagcgcccacggttcacaccacgaaccttcaaccACAAAACAGCCGTTCTTACTGCTTCAACAGGGctccagcgcccacggttcacaccacgaaccttcaactcaaaacagccgttttcaccgctACTCCGACAGGGCACCAACGCCCAAGGTAAGCCGTCGCGAAAGCGACGGGTATCCACCTCCCACCGTTTATCTGTCGAGGGGCCGCGCCCTCTCATTGCCGCAGAATCCCATCCCTGACCAAACCAAACCCCCCTAAAACCCACCCGTCACACCACCAGAAAATCGCTCTTTTCAGAGCTACAGTGTTAAACCCTGAGTTTGTTACGGTCTTGCCATGGGCAAAACAGCTAACAAGCTGAAGGGCCCCGCGCAAACACCCGGGAGTTCCAAGAAGGGACGTCCACGTGCCTCACCATCCCCACCGTCCACCTTCCTAAAAGGTCCACAGAGGGATTCCCCCCCCTCTCCAACTCCGTCGACCGACTCATCAATATCAATGTCGTCAAACTGCTCCACTTCCGACACCGAGTCAAACAAATCCGCCCAACACTCCGCCCCGACTACTAAACCTCCACCAGCCGAAACATCCGAACAACAAACCCCGACATCAGCCAAACCCAAGCAAATCAGGCCACCCCCCTTAATCTTAAACTCTGCGTCCTGGCGAAAAATCGCACCAACCATTTACAAACTTCCGAACTTCACTCCATCGGCAATTACAGCCAAAACCACATCCAATGGACAAATAACCGTCCAAACTACCGACCCCACCCACTTCCGACAAATTCAGAAAGTCCTATTGACAGCAAAACTGAATTCCATACCTTCAGCCTCCCTGAAGATCGTTCCCTTAAGGTCGTTCTAAAGGGCATACCGATCGACATCACCACTGACGATCTAAAATCCGAACTAGAAACCCTAAACTTCCAAACAAAATACATCCGCCGTTTCGGTACTCCCGAAAAACCGATGCCCATGTGCCTCGTACACATTGCGGCAACCCCGAACGCCAAGGATATCTTCCTTCTCAACTCCCTATTTTATCTTACGATTTCGGTAGAAGCCCTTAAACCTTCCGGCCCGGCACAATGTTTTTCGTGCCAACGTTTTGGACACGGTTCCCGTAACTGTGGCCACCCACCCAGATGCGTCAAGTGCGCAGGAAATCACTTGGCATCTGAATGCCAAAAAACTCCCGAGCAAACCCCGACATGCTGCAATTGCGGCGGGCCTCATACGGCTAATTTCCGCGGATGCCCACATCTCTTGACGATAAAACCCAAAATCGCACCACCAACAACCAAACCTCAATCCCTGCCGCCGACAACTCAATCTTTTACACCACCCCCGCCCCCACCAACAACTACAATAAAACCCCAAACCCGCTCGTACGCTGCAGCCACCACCGGCCAAgcgcccccaccaccaccaccaccaccaaatCCGACCAGTCCCGAAGCCCCACAAATTAACCTGTCCCTCATTTTAAACCTCCTGACCAACCTCTTAACAGCCATAGTAAACAACCAGGACCCCAAAACCCTGATTCAAACAGCAATACAATCATTCTTAACCATACTATCCCCCCAAAatggataacttaaaaattctattctGGAACTCAAACGGCATTAACCACAAACTTGACGAACTGCGCTCTTTAGCACTAAAACTGAAAACCGACATAATCCTACTTAACGAAACCCACCTAAAACCCTCTGCCAGACTTCACATTcctaacttttttacgtacaGGAACGACCTGCCGCCCGTGTGGGGCTCGCCCGCCCACGGAGGCACGGCCGTTCTCGTCAACCGACGTATCGTTCACCAACCAGTTACCCTAAACACAACCATCCAAACCTCTTCCATCCTCGTACAACTCAACGGCCACGAAGTACTTATTTCAGCCGTATACAAACCACCCGGAACCCTACTAACGACAAACGACCTCGACCTTTTGACAAAGAGTGCCGAATGGCAAATTTCGGCAGGCGACTTCAACGCCAAACATCCGCTGTGGTATAGCCACACGACTAACGCTGCCGGCCGTGTCCTCTTTGACCACGCACAACAATCGGACTACTCTGTAACTGCTCCCTCTTCTCCCACACATTTCCCGACATGCACACGATACAGACCTGACATACTCGACATCGCCCTCGTACGACTACCCTATCAAACCCAAATCACtaacctcaacgaactatcttccgaccacaaccccattcttctagatacactctgcactccgatctcttcttctccaccggttacgaatcggtttattaactggaaaaaatacACGACAACTCTCACGAACTTACCGAACTCAACCACTCAACCGACCAACGACCGCGAGTCTATCGACCTGGCAATCGAAAACCTCACAAAACATATCCAACAAGCGGTTGAATCCAGCGTAAACGTACCGACACGCAAACACCCGTCCACTGTAGTACCAGACTACATTAAACTGGAAATACAAGACAAAAACCGTATACGCCGCGAATGGCAAATAAACCGCGACCCGACAATTAAACGACAACTAAACGCCAAAATATCTCTCATACGTACCTTACTCGCAACGCACAACACTGACCAATGGGACATCTTTCTTAACTCACTAGACCACCAAGACGGTTCAATatacaaactcaacaaatgtctcttacacaaacgtccagcatctcacccactaaccggccccgacggcctagtttttccggccaacgaacgagcagagctgatagccgactcgctcgaacgtcaatttcaaacaaaccccggccccgacttaccagacgtaaccgctcactcccagtacctacaaggccttgacatcacccgatctaacctctttaccactcccggccagatacaagacataattcgcaaccttcgcaaaaagaaagccccaggtgacgacctcatcaccaacacggctcttaaattcctaccgaacaacgttatactgtcccttactcggatcatcaacagcgccttcagaatctgctactttccccttgcctggaaaaaagcagtcatcatctccattcccaaacctggcaaagaccataaacaacccgaaaactatagaccaatcgccctcctctcctccctgtccaaaatttacgaacgactcatcctcacccacctacaagacaaactcaaaaacaaaatccgtcccgaacagttcgccttcagacccgaacactcgaccacactacaactgaccaaactcacccaccaactgagcgaaaactttaacaacgacttaaacactgcttccgtcttcctcgacgtggagaaagccttcgaccgcgtctggcacgaaggcctactctacaaactctccaaactcaacatctcgttagaaatcgtaaaaatcatccaatcctttctcaccgaccgtacttttaccactaaaatcgaacactccttctctactaccagacacgtactcgcaggagtccctcagggctcctgtctctcaccgacgctatacttgacgtacattaacgacattccaacgactcctaaagccaacctctcactcttcgctgacgacacgatgttcttcactagtaacaaaaaccccaaacgtgcaaccatacaactacaacaccaactcaacctcgcgtccaactggttccacaggtggcgaatcaaaataaacccgaccaaaacagtaggagtcctcttcgggcgttctaatacaacccacattccacctctaaccatcgataaccaacccgttaactggtcaaaacaggccaaatacttaggcgtcacgattggacgtaaacttacattcaaccaacacattcaagacgtaaccaaaaaagctacccgcgtccgtggtatgctttaccccttacttaaccgtaccagtcccgttccgctgaaaacaaaacttaacatacttaaactctacgtgacccctatacttacatatgctggctcttcctgggcaccctttatcggcccctcccattggagacgtattgaatccgtccaaaacatcggcatacgcacgataaccggtatgcccactatcgttagaaactcggcccttttaaaatcagccaacttcaaatctattcaaaattccatttgctctcaatcaaaaacaatgttctacaaaaactctttttccgaatacgatcatatccgcctcttaggtaaaacccactcccctccaaccaccaaacgtttactcaaaccatacccattaaattggactgactaacataactgaacctaccaatcaaccccaaaatccatccactagtagaggcacaagcctggaatagtaaacggcatagccacccctcccaaagcaaagcaaagaAAAACTTAGTCTTCTTCTATAATTCttcacttgcccacctttttctAATTATACGGTGGTTTTTCCTATTTGAATGTACCGTCAGGTATTCCACCACCTCCAACTAGTCCGTGCGACCCTGGTTAGGTACGATCCGCACAAATAACTACATAGGAAATGCAGCAAAATCAGGACTGTAATGGAAATATTACGATGCATTATTCACCCATGAAAATTACGTCTTTATTaagtttttggaaaaatattgacTACTTACCTAACGTAATTTTCCATTAAGAACCATTAAGAAGTCTTCTTCACATACACCACAAATCGCCCTCAAATCCCCGGCCACTCGGCTGGAGGCGGCACCGCTATTCTCGTGCACAAAAGGTACACTCACCACTTCATCACCGTTCAAACCACTTCCTTAGAACAAACTGCTGTGCACATACAAGTCAACAACTCTGTTCTCCGCCTGGTCGCCGTATACAAAAGACCGACCAACATACTCATTCCATCCGATCTCACCGCTTTACTAGACACCACCTACAACATCATCATAGCAGGTGACTTGAACAGCAAACATCAGCTATGGTTCAGCAGGAGGACCAACACGGCCGGAAACACTCTAGCCAGATTCATAAACTCTAGAAATGACCTAACAGTCGCTTCTCCAATCACTCCTACACACTACCCAAACGCCTCCAACCACAGTCCAGACATCTTAGACATCGCCATCATTAAAGCTAACAACATTCACCATCACATCGAAAACCTATCAACTGACCTCTCTTCAGACCACACTCCAGTTGTACTTGAACTCCACTCAACCATGGCATCCTCGTGTCCCCCGGCACCCAAACAAGTCACCGACTGGGCCGCGTTCCAGCTTTTCATGGACTCCGTCACCCACTCACCGTCCAGCGGATCATCCACTAGCTCCATTGATTCAGCGATCAAAAATCTAACGTCAACCATGTCACATGGCATAGCCATTCACACCTCTCCATCTGCACTCCAAGAAGGTTCCAGAGCTCTACCCAAGCAGCTGCAGTTTGAAATGAATCTCAAACGTCGCCTACGATCTCGCTGGCAAAGATCCAGAGATCCGGACGCCAAAACCTCCTACAATCGCCAAACCACTAAAGTTAAACAACTCATGGCAGAACATCGAAATAATCAATGGAGCAATCTCCTCGGCTCTCTGAATGAAGGTCCCAACGCCTGGTCTCGCTTTTTCAAACTCAATCGGGCACTGCTTCGTAAACCTCCACCATCTCGCCCTCTCAAGGACACAGTAGGCAACCTCACCTTTGATCCGGAGCACAAGGCCGCTCTTCTCGCAGACTCTCTACTATCACCGGATGGTTAGgttttattaccattttctatacaccaataCATGTTTATTCGgctttaagctatttataagaaaattttgatttttataatttttttaaaataatagtcgataaaaaatgtttctctctgcaaaaatacttgaaaatttaatattaagctCTTCATACATTTTTCCTGTGtagaatgtaaataataatttaaattttgttggacaaaaaaccattcaaatatataaaaaaatgtgaatccataatattataaaggtttaatttgaatttgaattacaCACTTTACAATTTCGTACTATACACTTCACATTTGGTACTACACAAAATTTTAGGAgctgctatatatattatatacacaatagtTCGATgctttcttatattattatcatgttatattattattcataaaaacaataatgatgtATGTGTGagtgtcaaaaatatattatagtgaactAGCTGTTTCACCTGACGAATTCGAGGTCATTTAGATTTTCgatattaactaaataatagcatttaaaaaatcgaaaaattatggGTGCAATTTGCATTACAGTTTTTACtacttaggttaggttactgTTGGCAATACATAAAATCGCCTTGGAAAAAAATCCCTTAACTTAAAGTTCAACATTAACCACGAAATATACGCGATCGAGATGTAACTTCAACTTACTATAGTTAGTTGTCAAAATCAATAGTTCATAACATTAGATCCAGGAACTATTCAAAGTGTTCAAACGCTAT
This genomic window from Metopolophium dirhodum isolate CAU chromosome 1, ASM1992520v1, whole genome shotgun sequence contains:
- the LOC132939166 gene encoding zinc finger BED domain-containing protein 5-like; amino-acid sequence: MTGSIKGFVTLAKIKNPLIVKTHCFIHREVLMTKTLGSELNSVLSNSVCMVNYIKGKPLKSRIFAEICESVDADFTNLLYHNEVRWLSRGKVLLRLYELKEELLLFFMEEENNEFTCYLEDHDWISKFAFLADIFQYLNQVNSSLQGPSENILTSTDKISAFQEKMSVWCANLDKGNTTMFPLFTGQENSSPTVLKIIRSHLQTLQMSMKHYFPDLNVEHYD